One Prunus dulcis chromosome 7, ALMONDv2, whole genome shotgun sequence DNA segment encodes these proteins:
- the LOC117634683 gene encoding putative pentatricopeptide repeat-containing protein At3g11460, mitochondrial, producing MAQPSTPWNTRLRELSKQCLFFEALTVYRQMLRHGHSPNAFTFPFALKSCAALSLPLAGSLLHCHVVKTGCEPEPFVQTSLISMYCKCCLVDDAHRVFDENPHSRKLTVCYNALISGHTSNSKFSDAVSLFRRMRAAGVEVNSVTMLGLVPGCAAPVHLGLGMCFHGCSVKCGFDVDLSVTNCLLTMYVKCGSVDHARKLFDAMPEKGLITWNAMISGYAQNGLATHVLNLYKEMESCGVSPDPVTLVGVLSSCTHIGAHGVGREVERRIESCGFVSNPYLNNALVNMYARCGNLVKAHAIFDAMPEKSLVSWTAIIGGYGLHGHGEIASELFNKMIMTGIRPDKAVFVTILSACSHAGLTDKGLEYFAAMEKRCGLHPGPEHYSCMVDLLGRAGRLQEAKELIKSMPIKPDGAVWGALLGACKIHKNVEIAELAFEHVIELEPTNIGYYVLLSNIYSDAENLEGVLKVRVMMRERKLKKEPGCSYVECKGRVHVFLAGDKTHCQTEEIYKMLEELETLVKEPGRGRNEEQLIGANVHSEKLAVAFALLNTGPGTEIIVIKNLRVCGDCHLFIKLVSKIVDRQFVVRDATRFHHFRNGVCSCKDYW from the coding sequence ATGGCCCAACCCAGTACTCCATGGAACACTCGCTTACGAGAGCTATCGAAGCAATGTCTGTTCTTCGAAGCCCTCACTGTTTACCGCCAAATGCTCCGCCATGGCCACTCACCTAACGCTTTCACTTTCCCCTTCGCTCTCAAATCCTGCGCAGCCCTCTCGCTCCCTTTGGCCGGTTCCCTGCTCCATTGCCACGTCGTCAAAACCGGCTGCGAGCCCGAACCATTTGTGCAAACttcattaatttctatgtACTGTAAGTGTTGCTTGGTCGACGATGCACATAGGGTGTTCGATGAAAATCCCCACTCGAGAAAGCTAACTGTTTGCTACAACGCTTTGATATCTGGGCACACTTCAAATTCGAAATTTTCTGATGCGGTTTCGTTGTTTCGTCGGATGAGGGCGGCGGGTGTGGAGGTTAATTCGGTTACGATGTTGGGTTTGGTTCCGGGGTGCGCGGCTCCGGTGCACCTGGGTCTCGGGATGTGCTTTCATGGTTGTAGTGTTAAGTGTGGCTTTGACGTTGATTTGTCTGTGACGAATTGTTTGCTGACAATGTACGTGAAGTGTGGGTCGGTTGATCATGCAAGGAAGCTGTTTGATGCAATGCCTGAGAAGGGTTTGATTACTTGGAATGCGATGATTTCTGGGTACGCGCAGAATGGGCTTGCTACTCATGTCTTGAACTTGTACAAGGAGATGGAATCTTGTGGTGTTAGTCCTGACCCCGTGACACTAGTTGGTGTTCTTTCGTCTTGCACTCACATTGGTGCACACGGTGTTGGACGCGAGGTAGAACGACGGATAGAGTCGTGTGGATTTGTTTCCAACCCGTATTTGAACAATGCTCTGGTTAATATGTATGCTAGGTGTGGTAATTTGGTGAAGGCTCATGCTATTTTCGATGCCATGCCTGAGAAAAGCTTAGTTTCTTGGACAGCAATTATAGGCGGATATGGGTTGCATGGACATGGAGAGATTGCATCGGAGCtctttaataaaatgattatgaCTGGAATTAGACCAGACAAAGCAGTGTTTGTGACCATTTTGTCTGCCTGTAGCCACGCGGGATTGACGGATAAGGGGCTAGAGTATTTCGCTGCAATGGAGAAAAGATGTGGGTTGCACCCTGGTCCAGAGCATTACTCTTGCATGGTAGATCTTTTAGGCCGCGCAGGTCGACTCCAGGAAGCCAAGGAACTAATTAAGTCAATGCCGATAAAGCCTGATGGTGCAGTATGGGGTGCCCTCTTGGGTGCTtgtaaaatacataaaaatgtAGAGATAGCAGAGTTAGCTTTTGAACATGTCATTGAGCTTGAACCAACCAATATTGGTTACTATGTGTTGTTGTCGAATATATACTCCGATGCAGAGAATCTAGAGGGGGTTCTAAAGGTTCGAGTTAtgatgagggagaggaagcTCAAGAAGGAGCCAGGGTGTAGCTATGTTGAATGTAAAGGAAGAGTTCATGTTTTCTTGGCTGGGGATAAAACCCACTGTCAGACAGAAGAAATATACAAAATGTTGGAAGAATTAGAAACTTTAGTGAAGGAACCTGGTCGAGGAAGAAACGAAGAACAACTCATTGGTGCTAATGTTCACAGTGAAAAATTGGCAGTTGCATTCGCGCTCTTAAACACCGGACCGGGGACCGAGATCATAGTGATAAAGAACTTGAGGGTATGTGGGGACTGTCACTTGTTTATAAAGTTGGTTAGCAAGATTGTGGATCGCCAGTTTGTTGTCAGAGATGCAACTCGTTTTCATCATTTCAGGAATGGGGTCTGTTCTTGTAAAGACTACTGGTGA
- the LOC117634499 gene encoding 4'-phosphopantetheinyl transferase gsp isoform X3, with translation MNIHGLHSNFCAAHSPLLPVQLPSRINDGFCRESHLWYVLPEEVKSESLLNWYSELLSPSEKDNVLGMRGEELKKRALLARALVRTTISRYTNHRVDPRSLKFKKNNHGKPEVEWQIADDWQPPPLHFNISHTSSLIACGVTVDSPIGMDVEDKQRKLKNHILAFARRYFSSHEVEHLTSISDIEIQRQQFIKLWTLKEAYVKALGKGFSSAPFKTFTIRVRDAAKRGRHLSGDIESEISEISVESLGPMSLTTNWQFSLLELAGSHYAAICMEKRKAVGEKGNAPMKLTVWRTIPFVEDECVTGTDAVLPIGGLNC, from the exons ATGAATATTCATGGCCTCCATAGCAATTTTTGCGCTGCTCATTCACCTCTGCTACCAGTTCAACTTCCATCTCGAAT AAATGATGGGTTTTGTAGGGAAAGTCATTTGTGGTATGTTTTACCTGAGGAGGTGAAGAGTGAAAGCCTTTTGAATTGGTACTCTGAGCTTTTGTCGCCGTCTGAGAAAGACAATGTTTTGGGTATGCGTGGAGAGGAGCTCAAGAAAAGAGCCTTGCTTGCCCGGGCATTGGTTCGGACTACCATTTCTAGATAT ACAAACCATCGAGTAGATCCAAGATCCTTAAAGTTTAAAAAGAACAATCATGGGAAGCCTGAG GTAGAGTGGCAAATTGCAGATGACTGGCAGCCACCACCATTGCATTTCAACATCTCACACACGTCTTCCTTGATAGCTTGTGGAGTAACTGTGGATTCACCA ATTGGTATGGATGTGGAAGATAAGCAACGGAAGTTGAAGAACCATATCTTAGCTTTTGCTCGACGGTACTTTTCTTCTCATGAAGTGGAACATTTAACTTCTATTTCGGACATTGAAATTCAGCGTCAACAGTTTATAAAATTATGGACTCTCAAG GAGGCATATGTGAAAGCACTGGGGAAGGGCTTCTCTTCTGCACCGTTTAAGACCTTTACCATTCGAGTGAGGGATGCAGCTAAGAGAGGCCGTCATCTTTCTGGGGACATAGAGTCTGAG atATCTGAAATAAGTGTTGAATCTCTTGGTCCCATGAGCCTCACAACCAATTGGCAATTTTCGCTTCTAGAGTTGGCTGGCTCTCATTATGCTGCCATTTGCATGGAAAAACGTAAAGCCGTCGGAG AGAAAGGAAATGCTCCCATGAAATTGACAGTGTGGAGAACGATTCCATTTGTTGAAGATGAATGTGTTACAGGAACTGATGCGGTTTTACCAATAGGCGGATTGAATTGTTAG
- the LOC117634499 gene encoding 4'-phosphopantetheinyl transferase gsp isoform X5 produces MFLFRRRAFLRMNIHGLHSNFCAAHSPLLPVQLPSRINDGFCRESHLWYVLPEEVKSESLLNWYSELLSPSEKDNVLGMRGEELKKRALLARALVRTTISRYTNHRVDPRSLKFKKNNHGKPEVEWQIADDWQPPPLHFNISHTSSLIACGVTVDSPIGMDVEDKQRKLKNHILAFARRYFSSHEVEHLTSISDIEIQRQQFIKLWTLKEAYVKALGKGFSSAPFKTFTIRVRDAAKRGRHLSGDIESESWLALIMLPFAWKNVKPSERKEMLP; encoded by the exons ATGTTTTTATTCAGACGCAGAGCGTTTTTGAGAATGAATATTCATGGCCTCCATAGCAATTTTTGCGCTGCTCATTCACCTCTGCTACCAGTTCAACTTCCATCTCGAAT AAATGATGGGTTTTGTAGGGAAAGTCATTTGTGGTATGTTTTACCTGAGGAGGTGAAGAGTGAAAGCCTTTTGAATTGGTACTCTGAGCTTTTGTCGCCGTCTGAGAAAGACAATGTTTTGGGTATGCGTGGAGAGGAGCTCAAGAAAAGAGCCTTGCTTGCCCGGGCATTGGTTCGGACTACCATTTCTAGATAT ACAAACCATCGAGTAGATCCAAGATCCTTAAAGTTTAAAAAGAACAATCATGGGAAGCCTGAG GTAGAGTGGCAAATTGCAGATGACTGGCAGCCACCACCATTGCATTTCAACATCTCACACACGTCTTCCTTGATAGCTTGTGGAGTAACTGTGGATTCACCA ATTGGTATGGATGTGGAAGATAAGCAACGGAAGTTGAAGAACCATATCTTAGCTTTTGCTCGACGGTACTTTTCTTCTCATGAAGTGGAACATTTAACTTCTATTTCGGACATTGAAATTCAGCGTCAACAGTTTATAAAATTATGGACTCTCAAG GAGGCATATGTGAAAGCACTGGGGAAGGGCTTCTCTTCTGCACCGTTTAAGACCTTTACCATTCGAGTGAGGGATGCAGCTAAGAGAGGCCGTCATCTTTCTGGGGACATAGAGTCTGAG AGTTGGCTGGCTCTCATTATGCTGCCATTTGCATGGAAAAACGTAAAGCCGTCGGAG AGAAAGGAAATGCTCCCATGA
- the LOC117634499 gene encoding 4'-phosphopantetheinyl transferase gsp isoform X4: MNIHGLHSNFCAAHSPLLPVQLPSRMESHLWYVLPEEVKSESLLNWYSELLSPSEKDNVLGMRGEELKKRALLARALVRTTISRYTNHRVDPRSLKFKKNNHGKPEVEWQIADDWQPPPLHFNISHTSSLIACGVTVDSPIGMDVEDKQRKLKNHILAFARRYFSSHEVEHLTSISDIEIQRQQFIKLWTLKEAYVKALGKGFSSAPFKTFTIRVRDAAKRGRHLSGDIESEISEISVESLGPMSLTTNWQFSLLELAGSHYAAICMEKRKAVGEKGNAPMKLTVWRTIPFVEDECVTGTDAVLPIGGLNC, translated from the exons ATGAATATTCATGGCCTCCATAGCAATTTTTGCGCTGCTCATTCACCTCTGCTACCAGTTCAACTTCCATCTCGAAT GGAAAGTCATTTGTGGTATGTTTTACCTGAGGAGGTGAAGAGTGAAAGCCTTTTGAATTGGTACTCTGAGCTTTTGTCGCCGTCTGAGAAAGACAATGTTTTGGGTATGCGTGGAGAGGAGCTCAAGAAAAGAGCCTTGCTTGCCCGGGCATTGGTTCGGACTACCATTTCTAGATAT ACAAACCATCGAGTAGATCCAAGATCCTTAAAGTTTAAAAAGAACAATCATGGGAAGCCTGAG GTAGAGTGGCAAATTGCAGATGACTGGCAGCCACCACCATTGCATTTCAACATCTCACACACGTCTTCCTTGATAGCTTGTGGAGTAACTGTGGATTCACCA ATTGGTATGGATGTGGAAGATAAGCAACGGAAGTTGAAGAACCATATCTTAGCTTTTGCTCGACGGTACTTTTCTTCTCATGAAGTGGAACATTTAACTTCTATTTCGGACATTGAAATTCAGCGTCAACAGTTTATAAAATTATGGACTCTCAAG GAGGCATATGTGAAAGCACTGGGGAAGGGCTTCTCTTCTGCACCGTTTAAGACCTTTACCATTCGAGTGAGGGATGCAGCTAAGAGAGGCCGTCATCTTTCTGGGGACATAGAGTCTGAG atATCTGAAATAAGTGTTGAATCTCTTGGTCCCATGAGCCTCACAACCAATTGGCAATTTTCGCTTCTAGAGTTGGCTGGCTCTCATTATGCTGCCATTTGCATGGAAAAACGTAAAGCCGTCGGAG AGAAAGGAAATGCTCCCATGAAATTGACAGTGTGGAGAACGATTCCATTTGTTGAAGATGAATGTGTTACAGGAACTGATGCGGTTTTACCAATAGGCGGATTGAATTGTTAG
- the LOC117634499 gene encoding 4'-phosphopantetheinyl transferase gsp isoform X2 has protein sequence MFLFRRRAFLRMNIHGLHSNFCAAHSPLLPVQLPSRMESHLWYVLPEEVKSESLLNWYSELLSPSEKDNVLGMRGEELKKRALLARALVRTTISRYTNHRVDPRSLKFKKNNHGKPEVEWQIADDWQPPPLHFNISHTSSLIACGVTVDSPIGMDVEDKQRKLKNHILAFARRYFSSHEVEHLTSISDIEIQRQQFIKLWTLKEAYVKALGKGFSSAPFKTFTIRVRDAAKRGRHLSGDIESEISEISVESLGPMSLTTNWQFSLLELAGSHYAAICMEKRKAVGEKGNAPMKLTVWRTIPFVEDECVTGTDAVLPIGGLNC, from the exons ATGTTTTTATTCAGACGCAGAGCGTTTTTGAGAATGAATATTCATGGCCTCCATAGCAATTTTTGCGCTGCTCATTCACCTCTGCTACCAGTTCAACTTCCATCTCGAAT GGAAAGTCATTTGTGGTATGTTTTACCTGAGGAGGTGAAGAGTGAAAGCCTTTTGAATTGGTACTCTGAGCTTTTGTCGCCGTCTGAGAAAGACAATGTTTTGGGTATGCGTGGAGAGGAGCTCAAGAAAAGAGCCTTGCTTGCCCGGGCATTGGTTCGGACTACCATTTCTAGATAT ACAAACCATCGAGTAGATCCAAGATCCTTAAAGTTTAAAAAGAACAATCATGGGAAGCCTGAG GTAGAGTGGCAAATTGCAGATGACTGGCAGCCACCACCATTGCATTTCAACATCTCACACACGTCTTCCTTGATAGCTTGTGGAGTAACTGTGGATTCACCA ATTGGTATGGATGTGGAAGATAAGCAACGGAAGTTGAAGAACCATATCTTAGCTTTTGCTCGACGGTACTTTTCTTCTCATGAAGTGGAACATTTAACTTCTATTTCGGACATTGAAATTCAGCGTCAACAGTTTATAAAATTATGGACTCTCAAG GAGGCATATGTGAAAGCACTGGGGAAGGGCTTCTCTTCTGCACCGTTTAAGACCTTTACCATTCGAGTGAGGGATGCAGCTAAGAGAGGCCGTCATCTTTCTGGGGACATAGAGTCTGAG atATCTGAAATAAGTGTTGAATCTCTTGGTCCCATGAGCCTCACAACCAATTGGCAATTTTCGCTTCTAGAGTTGGCTGGCTCTCATTATGCTGCCATTTGCATGGAAAAACGTAAAGCCGTCGGAG AGAAAGGAAATGCTCCCATGAAATTGACAGTGTGGAGAACGATTCCATTTGTTGAAGATGAATGTGTTACAGGAACTGATGCGGTTTTACCAATAGGCGGATTGAATTGTTAG
- the LOC117634499 gene encoding 4'-phosphopantetheinyl transferase gsp isoform X1 — protein sequence MFLFRRRAFLRMNIHGLHSNFCAAHSPLLPVQLPSRINDGFCRESHLWYVLPEEVKSESLLNWYSELLSPSEKDNVLGMRGEELKKRALLARALVRTTISRYTNHRVDPRSLKFKKNNHGKPEVEWQIADDWQPPPLHFNISHTSSLIACGVTVDSPIGMDVEDKQRKLKNHILAFARRYFSSHEVEHLTSISDIEIQRQQFIKLWTLKEAYVKALGKGFSSAPFKTFTIRVRDAAKRGRHLSGDIESEISEISVESLGPMSLTTNWQFSLLELAGSHYAAICMEKRKAVGEKGNAPMKLTVWRTIPFVEDECVTGTDAVLPIGGLNC from the exons ATGTTTTTATTCAGACGCAGAGCGTTTTTGAGAATGAATATTCATGGCCTCCATAGCAATTTTTGCGCTGCTCATTCACCTCTGCTACCAGTTCAACTTCCATCTCGAAT AAATGATGGGTTTTGTAGGGAAAGTCATTTGTGGTATGTTTTACCTGAGGAGGTGAAGAGTGAAAGCCTTTTGAATTGGTACTCTGAGCTTTTGTCGCCGTCTGAGAAAGACAATGTTTTGGGTATGCGTGGAGAGGAGCTCAAGAAAAGAGCCTTGCTTGCCCGGGCATTGGTTCGGACTACCATTTCTAGATAT ACAAACCATCGAGTAGATCCAAGATCCTTAAAGTTTAAAAAGAACAATCATGGGAAGCCTGAG GTAGAGTGGCAAATTGCAGATGACTGGCAGCCACCACCATTGCATTTCAACATCTCACACACGTCTTCCTTGATAGCTTGTGGAGTAACTGTGGATTCACCA ATTGGTATGGATGTGGAAGATAAGCAACGGAAGTTGAAGAACCATATCTTAGCTTTTGCTCGACGGTACTTTTCTTCTCATGAAGTGGAACATTTAACTTCTATTTCGGACATTGAAATTCAGCGTCAACAGTTTATAAAATTATGGACTCTCAAG GAGGCATATGTGAAAGCACTGGGGAAGGGCTTCTCTTCTGCACCGTTTAAGACCTTTACCATTCGAGTGAGGGATGCAGCTAAGAGAGGCCGTCATCTTTCTGGGGACATAGAGTCTGAG atATCTGAAATAAGTGTTGAATCTCTTGGTCCCATGAGCCTCACAACCAATTGGCAATTTTCGCTTCTAGAGTTGGCTGGCTCTCATTATGCTGCCATTTGCATGGAAAAACGTAAAGCCGTCGGAG AGAAAGGAAATGCTCCCATGAAATTGACAGTGTGGAGAACGATTCCATTTGTTGAAGATGAATGTGTTACAGGAACTGATGCGGTTTTACCAATAGGCGGATTGAATTGTTAG